The Ignavibacteriales bacterium sequence CTGATACACTGGCTGCCAGTACAAACAATGATATTTTTATTATTGATTTAAAAGATGTGAAAGCGGGAAGTAAAACTCCTTACAAAAAAATTTCTGTTAGCAAAGGAAATGATTTCCAACCCATTTATTCACCAGATGGAAAGTATATTGCTTTTTGTTCTATGGAAAGAGCTGGCTTTGAAGCTGATAGAAAGCGGTTGATGTTGTTTGAAAGAGGAACCGGAAAAACAAATGAGTTAACAAATGGTTTTGATTTTAATGTTGAAGAATTCATTTGGTCACCGGATTCAAAATCAATTTATTTTACTTCGCAAAAAGAAACGAATAATCCAATCTTAAAAGTTGATGTTTCAACCGGCAAAATAGAAGTTGTGCTAAAAGAACATTGCAACGCAAATATTCTTATCTCGCCTGATGGAAAAAAGCTTTTCTTCAGACAGCAGCGGAGTAATCTTCCGGATGAAATTTTTTCGATGGATAATTCTGGTTCCAATCTTCAGCAAATATCATTTTTAAATAAAGATATTTTAGAAAAGATTGAAATGAATCCAATGGAAACTTTCTGGTGCGAAGGTGCCGGGAAAACCAAAGTGCAATCAGTTTTAATTAAACCGCCATTCTTTGATGCCAATAAGAAATACCCGATGATATTTTTAATTCATGGTGGACCACAGGGAAAGTGGGAAGATGAATTTCACTACAGGTGGAATTATCAATTATTCGCATCAAGGGGATATATTGTTGTTGCTCCAAATCCACGCGGCAGCACAGGATACGGACAAAAATTTACTGATGAAATCTCCCGCGATTGGGGCGGAAAAGTTTATACTGATTTAATGAACTGTTATGATTATGCAATCAAAAATTTTAATTTCATCGATAAGAAAAATACTTTTGCTGCTGGTGCATCTTACGGTGGGTACATGACAAACTGGATTGAAGGACACACCAATAAATTTAACGCACTTGTTAGCCACGATGGTACTTTCAATCTTGAAAGCATGTACGGAACAACTGAAGAACTTTGGTTTCCGGAATGGGAACTTGGTGGCAAACCTTGGACGAACAGAAATCTTTACCACAAATGGTCTCCACATTCATACGTCCAGAACTTTAAAACGCCAATGCTGGTAATTCATGGCGCAAAAGATTTCAGACTTTCTGAAGAGCAGGCGTTCCAATTATTTACATCGTTACAAAGAATGGGAGTTCCAAGTAAATTACTTTACTTTCCGGATGAAACACACTTTGTAACAAAGCCGCAAAACTCAAATTTGTGGTGGAATACTATTTTTGACTGGTTTGAAAAATATCGCAAATAGGAGGATTAAGAGATGAGTAAAACAATTCCAAACATTAACGATCTTGATTATGATATGATGTATGAAGAAGAATTTGAAAGGAAGAAAAAGGAAGTTGAAAATGGATTGTGGGTAAAGCTTGAACAGGTCGGCAAGAAAATTTCTTTTGCAAAGGATGTTATGGCGCTGTATAGATATATGCGCGACCGTTATGTATCGTGGCACCGCAAAGCAATTGTAGTTGCAGCTTTGATTTATTTTATTTCACCAATTGATGCAATCCCGGATTTAACCCCACTCTTTGGTTACCTTGATGATCTTGGTGTAATTACAGCAGTACTAAAATTTCTTGGAAGCGAATTGATTCCATATTACGAAACAAGTTACAGAAGGTAGAGTAGTTGCATTGTTAAATTGTTTTGATATTGTTTTAACAACAATTAAGCAATTTAACAATTTATCCTTCCGTGAATAAAAGCAGAATAAAGAAAAATTAATTAAGAGATTTAAATGAATTTTTCAATCAAGAAGAGTGAAATACTTTTTAGAGGAAAAGTCTTTGATTTACAGGTTGACGAACTGGAATACAATAGCGGTAATAGCGGTGTTCGGGAAATTGCTGTTCATCCCGGAGGTGCCGTTGTTGTTCCAATAAAAAATGATGGGAAGATTGTTATGGTTCAGCAGTACCGCTATCCTCTTCAAAAAGTTTTATTAGAACTGCCCGCTGGTAAATTAGATAAGAATGAAGATCCTTTTGTATGTGCAGTTAGAGAGCTTGAAGAAGAGACCGGTTATAAATCAAATAATGTTGTAAGGCTTGGTGCAATTTTTACCACGCCAGGGTTTTGTACAGAGATTCTTC is a genomic window containing:
- a CDS encoding S9 family peptidase translates to MKKVFFLSVIFLTISNFLLPQKKAMTIDDLWAMKRVGDISLSPDGNTIAFALTAYDMEKNKGNTDIRLIGSDGKNLRTLKNSEKNEAQPKFSPDGKRIVYTLEDQIWYCNIDGSDDKQLTDLYTGASGLVWLKDGSKFLFVSSVYPECEDQNCNKTKDKAKEDSKVKASIFTELMFRHWDNWRGEKRSHLFLMELNKKNYVDLMLNSKSDCPPLALGSSNDYNFSPDGNEVVFTMNEADTLAASTNNDIFIIDLKDVKAGSKTPYKKISVSKGNDFQPIYSPDGKYIAFCSMERAGFEADRKRLMLFERGTGKTNELTNGFDFNVEEFIWSPDSKSIYFTSQKETNNPILKVDVSTGKIEVVLKEHCNANILISPDGKKLFFRQQRSNLPDEIFSMDNSGSNLQQISFLNKDILEKIEMNPMETFWCEGAGKTKVQSVLIKPPFFDANKKYPMIFLIHGGPQGKWEDEFHYRWNYQLFASRGYIVVAPNPRGSTGYGQKFTDEISRDWGGKVYTDLMNCYDYAIKNFNFIDKKNTFAAGASYGGYMTNWIEGHTNKFNALVSHDGTFNLESMYGTTEELWFPEWELGGKPWTNRNLYHKWSPHSYVQNFKTPMLVIHGAKDFRLSEEQAFQLFTSLQRMGVPSKLLYFPDETHFVTKPQNSNLWWNTIFDWFEKYRK
- a CDS encoding YkvA family protein; protein product: MSKTIPNINDLDYDMMYEEEFERKKKEVENGLWVKLEQVGKKISFAKDVMALYRYMRDRYVSWHRKAIVVAALIYFISPIDAIPDLTPLFGYLDDLGVITAVLKFLGSELIPYYETSYRR
- a CDS encoding NUDIX hydrolase, with amino-acid sequence MNFSIKKSEILFRGKVFDLQVDELEYNSGNSGVREIAVHPGGAVVVPIKNDGKIVMVQQYRYPLQKVLLELPAGKLDKNEDPFVCAVRELEEETGYKSNNVVRLGAIFTTPGFCTEILHIYLARDLQAGNHNREEGEYGMEILEYSLPEIDDMIKSGELMDAKSICGIQMAKLFLK